A single genomic interval of Zingiber officinale cultivar Zhangliang chromosome 4A, Zo_v1.1, whole genome shotgun sequence harbors:
- the LOC121972081 gene encoding pentatricopeptide repeat-containing protein At4g14050, mitochondrial-like → MPPLLTSSRPAAISLLRSSVRRRDPAACRHLHAHLIKSGVSRWPPYPTALLDAYAKSGLLSDAHRLFDESPHRDAVFYSSFLSALSNSDRPSDALLHFRRMVSADAVPPDGFIFATLAKACSRAGSLRLGKQVHAHFLSSLFHDDNVVKSSLVDMYSKCGAVVDARKVFDTIPEKNLVCWTAMVSGYASNGRKARALELFDQMPHRNIFAWTALISGFLQSGESFHAAKKFVEMRRQEVEIDNAFVLSAVIGAAADLATLQLGRQLHGLMWALGYESSFIVGNALVDMYAKCSDIDSARSVFLSLAVRDVVSWTTMVVGEAQHGRAEDALQLYDHMILAGVQPNGVTFVGLIYACSHAGLVQKGRELFDLMVEEHGIRPSLQHYTCLLDLLSRSGHLAEAEHVIESMPYVPDEAIWAALLSACMKHGDTPRSIRVADRLLSMDPKDPSTYILLSNAFAVAGVWESVVRVRKLMDDMEIKKQPGYSWIDLGKESCLFTAGEIPHDMRVEIVQLLDELAIEMRRRGYVPDARSVMHDLEECEKEQQLFLHSERLAVAFGLLKSIPGTTIRIVKNLRVCTDCHTVLKLISAITGRSIVVRDANRFHHFECGKCSCGDFW, encoded by the coding sequence ATGCCACCTCTCCTCACGTCATCTCGGCCCGCCGCCATCTCGCTCCTCCGATCCTCCGTCCGCCGCCGTGATCCCGCCGCCTGCCGCCATCTCCACGCTCACCTCATCAAGTCCGGCGTGAGCCGCTGGCCCCCGTACCCAACCGCTCTCCTCGATGCCTACGCCAAATCCGGCCTCCTGTCGGACGCCCACCGGCTGTTCGACGAATCCCCCCACAGGGACGCCGTCTTCTATTCCTCCTTCCTCTCCGCCCTCTCCAACTCTGATCGCCCTTCCGATGCGCTTCTCCACTTCCGCCGCATGGTTTCCGCGGACGCCGTTCCTCCCGACGGATTCATCTTCGCCACCCTCGCGAAGGCCTGCTCCCGTGCCGGCTCCCTTCGTCTCGGCAAGCAAGTCCACGCCCACTTCCTCTCGTCTCTGTTCCACGACGACAACGTCGTCAAGTCTTCTCTCGTAGACATGTACTCCAAGTGCGGCGCCGTCGTTGACGCTCGGAAGGTGTTCGACACAATTCCCGAGAAGAATCTCGTCTGCTGGACTGCTATGGTTTCCGGATACGCTTCCAATGGCCGAAAGGCCCGAGCTCTGGAGCTGTTCGACCAAATGCCGCACAGAAACATCTTCGCCTGGACAGCTTTGATCTCTGGCTTCCTTCAGAGCGGGGAAAGCTTCCATGCGGCCAAGAAGTTTGTAGAAATGCGGAGGCAAGAAGTGGAGATCGACAATGCCTTTGTTCTCTCAGCCGTCATTGGCGCTGCCGCCGATTTAGCGACGCTACAATTGGGCAGGCAGCTCCATGGGCTCATGTGGGCACTTGGGTATGAATCAAGCTTCATAGTCGGGAATGCTCTTGTGGACATGTATGCAAAGTGCAGCGATATCGACTCCGCGAGATCTGTCTTCCTAAGCCTCGCCGTGCGAGATGTCGTTTCTTGGACGACCATGGTTGTGGGGGAGGCACAGCACGGCCGAGCTGAGGACGCATTGCAATTGTATGATCATATGATTCTTGCAGGAGTGCAGCCCAATGGTGTGACTTTTGTTGGATTGATCTATGCTTGCAGCCACGCCGGGCTTGTTCAAAAGGGGCGGGAATTGTTCGATTTGATGGTTGAGGAGCACGGCATTAGGCCTTCGTTGCAACACTATACGTGCTTGTTGGATCTTCTCAGTCGGTCGGGGCATCTAGCTGAAGCAGAACATGTCATTGAGTCGATGCCGTATGTGCCTGACGAAGCTATCTGGGCAGCCCTGCTGAGTGCTTGTATGAAGCATGGCGATACACCGAGGAGCATAAGGGTGGCCGATCGGTTGCTGAGTATGGATCCGAAGGACCCTTCGACCTACATCTTGCTGTCCAATGCATTTGCTGTTGCCGGAGTATGGGAGTCTGTGGTCAGAGTGAGGAAGTTGATGGATGATATGGAGATCAAGAAACAGCCAGGTTACAGTTGGATTGACTTGGGCAAAGAGAGCTGTCTGTTTACGGCCGGAGAAATTCCGCATGATATGAGAGTCGAGATCGTTCAATTGCTCGATGAACTGGCCATCGAGATGAGAAGGAGAGGATATGTGCCGGACGCAAGGTCGGTTATGCACGACTTGGAAGAGTGCGAGAAAGAGCAACAACTGTTCTTGCATAGTGAGAGATTGGCTGTTGCCTTTGGGCTTCTCAAGTCGATCCCAGGAACCACAATCCGGATCGTGAAGAACCTTCGCGTTTGCACAGACTGTCATACCGTTCTAAAGTTGATCAGTGCCATAACTGGGAGGTCGATAGTTGTGCGAGATGCAAATAGGTTTCACCATTTCGAATGCGGAAAGTGTTCTTGTGGAGATTTTTGGTAA